A region from the Pseudomonadota bacterium genome encodes:
- a CDS encoding (2Fe-2S)-binding protein: MVNFTLNDQPVEISIDPDTPILWVLRDGLGLVGTKFGCGLAQCGACTVQLDGVPIRSCVTPIAVAAGRTLTTVEGLGGERLHPLQQAWLEEDVPQCGYCQSGQLMTAAALLKSNPRPTDEDIDAAMAGNICRCGTYDRIRRAIHRAAVIAAAEVEGT; encoded by the coding sequence GTGGTCAACTTTACACTGAACGACCAGCCGGTAGAAATTTCTATTGATCCAGATACGCCGATCCTGTGGGTTCTCCGGGATGGGTTGGGGCTAGTGGGCACTAAGTTTGGCTGCGGCCTGGCTCAGTGTGGCGCATGCACGGTTCAGCTTGATGGGGTGCCGATCCGGTCGTGCGTCACACCCATCGCGGTGGCCGCCGGGAGAACGCTGACCACGGTTGAAGGCCTGGGTGGTGAGCGATTGCATCCGTTGCAGCAGGCCTGGTTGGAAGAAGATGTGCCGCAATGCGGTTACTGTCAGTCCGGCCAGTTGATGACCGCGGCGGCACTGCTGAAATCCAACCCGCGGCCGACCGACGAAGACATCGACGCCGCCATGGCGGGCAATATTTGCCGCTGCGGCACCTACGATCGCATCCGGCGGGCGATTCACCGCGCGGCCGTGATCGCGGCCGCGGAGGTGGAAGGGACATGA
- a CDS encoding diguanylate cyclase, with protein MFSIIPKDDPAQAVRISRNLLASAAYFTGAVMLVYVHLFQPFGIQVGLTETAVLLITVVISNITFYAILRSGLNKRFSDPSLTMSQLCVGIVVVTFGVYIAGPYRGVISILYPVAFTFGLFRLNTAQLLSLSVFTLVAFALMMALAIQSQPQPGLASDLAFQLIVLGIVLPWFSVLGGYISKLRQRLVITNRELQRALRKIQELAIRDDLTQLYNRRHLMEVLEHQRKIADRGGYRFCICILDLDHFKSINDRLGHLAGDRVLTKVAETLAQHIRGGDFIARFGGEEFVIILSDTNLEGAVESAERMRIHVHSLNHEQIDKDTRTTVSIGVTDFGPGESIDHVLDRADRALYQAKQDGRNRTVALTSPASNKITTLH; from the coding sequence ATGTTTTCGATTATTCCCAAAGACGACCCGGCTCAAGCGGTCCGCATCAGCCGGAACTTGCTGGCCTCAGCCGCCTACTTCACTGGCGCGGTGATGCTGGTCTATGTCCACCTATTTCAGCCATTTGGTATCCAGGTGGGACTCACTGAGACGGCAGTTCTTCTAATCACCGTCGTCATTAGCAATATCACCTTCTACGCCATCTTGCGCTCAGGGCTCAATAAGCGTTTTTCCGATCCGAGCCTGACAATGTCGCAGTTGTGCGTCGGTATTGTAGTCGTCACCTTCGGCGTCTACATCGCAGGACCTTATCGGGGTGTCATTTCTATTCTTTACCCCGTTGCCTTCACGTTCGGGCTTTTTCGCCTCAACACCGCGCAACTATTGAGCCTTAGCGTTTTCACGCTGGTGGCGTTTGCGTTGATGATGGCGCTGGCGATTCAAAGCCAACCGCAGCCGGGCCTCGCGAGCGACTTGGCGTTTCAACTCATTGTGCTTGGCATTGTACTGCCTTGGTTTTCAGTACTGGGCGGTTACATCAGCAAGTTGCGTCAACGACTGGTGATTACCAATCGTGAGCTGCAACGCGCGCTCAGAAAAATTCAAGAACTGGCCATCCGCGATGATCTCACCCAGCTATACAATCGCCGACATCTCATGGAAGTGCTCGAGCACCAGCGAAAAATTGCCGATCGGGGCGGCTACCGGTTCTGTATCTGCATCTTAGACCTTGATCACTTCAAATCGATTAATGACCGCCTCGGGCACCTGGCAGGCGACCGAGTCCTAACCAAGGTTGCCGAGACGCTGGCGCAACACATCCGGGGGGGAGATTTTATCGCGCGTTTCGGCGGCGAGGAGTTTGTCATCATCCTAAGCGACACGAATCTCGAGGGCGCGGTGGAATCTGCCGAACGGATGCGAATCCACGTTCACAGCCTGAACCATGAGCAAATCGACAAAGATACCCGAACCACCGTGTCCATCGGCGTAACAGACTTTGGTCCCGGTGAAAGCATCGATCATGTGCTGGATCGAGCAGACCGCGCACTTTACCAAGCCAAGCAAGACGGCAGGAACCGGACCGTGGCCCTCACTAGCCCGGCCAGTAACAAAATCACCACGCTGCACTGA
- the glmS gene encoding glutamine--fructose-6-phosphate transaminase (isomerizing) has protein sequence MCGIVGAVAQREVMPILLEGLRRLEYRGYDSAGMVLLDTHHRLCRQRAVGRVAALADCLAQAPLEGQVGLAHTRWATHGRPTEENAHPHVSGNRVALVHNGIIENHIALRDAQIGDGYVMASETDTEVIAHEIDRFLHTEGALLPAVQAAVRQLEGAYAIAVISTEQPERMVVAREGSPLVIGVGIGEHFVASDVAALLPVTQRFIQLEEGDVAEILCDEVHIYDREGRPVERRVQQSSLSPEAVERGAYRHFMLKEIHEQPQAIAETLEGRITGTQVLEAAFGHGAEAVLRETAGVHIVACGTSYHAAMVARYWIESIAGIPCMAEIASEYRYRDPIVPPHTLFVTLSQSGETADTLAALRSAKQKAYLGTLAVCNVPESSLVRESDFALMTRAGPEVGVASTKAFTTQLVALMLLTIALGRHQRLSREAEGKLVAELLALPKQIERVLSLEPQIAQLAEGFVHKRHTLFLGRGVEYPIALEGALKLKEISYIHAEAYAAGELKHGPLALVDEEMPVVAVAPNNELLGKLLSNLQEVRARGGQLVVFAGAGVTVPEPGDPRVIVLPAEHSALSPAIYVVPLQLLAYYVAVLKGTDVDHPRNLAKAVTVE, from the coding sequence CTCGACACGCATCATCGCTTGTGCCGTCAACGGGCCGTTGGTCGTGTTGCCGCGTTGGCGGATTGCCTAGCTCAAGCGCCCCTCGAAGGGCAGGTGGGTTTGGCTCATACTCGTTGGGCTACCCATGGTCGGCCCACCGAGGAGAATGCTCATCCCCACGTTTCGGGCAATCGTGTGGCATTGGTGCATAACGGCATCATCGAAAATCACATCGCACTTCGGGACGCCCAGATCGGTGATGGCTATGTGATGGCATCCGAGACCGACACGGAAGTCATTGCCCATGAAATCGATCGCTTTTTACACACCGAAGGCGCTTTGCTCCCGGCCGTACAGGCCGCGGTTCGTCAATTGGAAGGCGCCTATGCCATCGCGGTGATCTCGACCGAACAACCGGAGCGTATGGTGGTTGCCCGAGAGGGAAGCCCCTTAGTTATCGGGGTCGGGATCGGGGAGCATTTCGTGGCGTCCGATGTGGCGGCCTTGTTGCCGGTCACGCAGCGTTTTATCCAGCTCGAAGAAGGGGACGTTGCCGAAATCCTCTGCGATGAGGTGCATATCTACGACCGCGAAGGCCGGCCGGTAGAGCGGCGGGTCCAACAATCATCCCTCTCGCCCGAGGCGGTGGAACGGGGCGCCTACCGACACTTCATGCTCAAAGAGATTCACGAGCAGCCTCAAGCCATCGCCGAGACGTTGGAAGGTCGCATCACCGGTACGCAAGTGCTCGAGGCTGCTTTTGGTCATGGGGCAGAGGCCGTATTGCGCGAAACGGCGGGCGTTCACATCGTCGCCTGTGGTACCAGCTACCATGCCGCGATGGTGGCGCGCTACTGGATTGAATCCATCGCCGGTATTCCCTGCATGGCAGAGATCGCCAGCGAATACCGCTATCGCGATCCCATCGTTCCGCCCCATACGCTGTTTGTGACCCTGTCTCAGTCCGGCGAGACCGCCGATACCCTCGCGGCACTGCGCTCGGCCAAGCAAAAGGCATACCTGGGGACGTTGGCGGTTTGCAACGTGCCGGAAAGTTCATTGGTGCGCGAGTCGGATTTTGCGTTGATGACACGCGCCGGGCCCGAAGTGGGTGTGGCATCGACCAAAGCCTTTACCACGCAGTTGGTTGCGCTGATGCTTTTGACCATCGCTTTGGGTCGTCACCAGCGGCTGTCACGAGAGGCCGAGGGCAAATTGGTGGCCGAGCTGCTGGCCCTGCCCAAACAGATCGAGCGCGTCTTGAGCCTGGAGCCTCAGATCGCCCAATTGGCCGAGGGGTTCGTGCACAAGCGCCATACGCTGTTTCTGGGGCGCGGGGTCGAGTATCCCATTGCCCTGGAAGGTGCCTTGAAGCTTAAAGAGATCTCCTATATCCACGCCGAAGCCTATGCGGCCGGGGAGCTTAAACACGGGCCTTTGGCGCTGGTGGACGAGGAAATGCCGGTAGTAGCTGTTGCCCCGAATAACGAGTTGCTGGGCAAGTTGCTTTCCAACCTTCAAGAAGTTCGGGCGCGAGGCGGTCAGTTGGTGGTGTTTGCCGGCGCTGGCGTAACGGTGCCGGAACCCGGGGATCCGAGGGTGATCGTTTTGCCCGCGGAGCATAGTGCGCTGTCACCGGCCATTTACGTGGTTCCGCTCCAGCTGTTGGCGTACTACGTTGCCGTGCTGAAGGGGACGGACGTCGATCACCCCCGCAATCTGGCCAAGGCGGTCACGGTCGAATAG